The stretch of DNA ATATGACTGGATTAAAAACAGTTAGAGTAAATCTGTATATTCAGGGTGTTCATGTAGAAGAAGCAACTAAAAATAAATAGATATTCACTAAAAATTAGTGATAAAATTAAAAGCAAGTAATTGGTGACTAATTACCAATTAGCTAACACAAGGAGGTAAAAACTTATGAATTTCTTGAATAAACTGGGGTTAATAGTCAATGTGTTGATTCTGGGGATGATAGGTGTGGAGGCAATATTACTTGGCACAGGATGGAGTAATTTTGCCATATTGGAGGAATATCTGAAATTACCTAATGCTAATTTGATTTTTGCAGGCATTGGATGTGGGCTGATAGCTTTAGGGCTACTCATTCTCTATGTTGACTGCAAAATTTCTCAACAAGAAAAAGGGATTATTCAAAAAACCCCTTATGGTGAAGTCAAGGTGGCTAAAAAGGCGATTGAGGATTTTGTCAAAAGAATAAGTAGCGAAGAATCATTTATTAAAACCATAAAACCTAAATTAATCCTTAAGAAGAAATACTCAAAACTTTCATTAGTTGTTAGTGTGTGGTCGGATATTCCAACTAATGAAGCCACGCTTGCTCTCCAGGCAAGGGTCAAAGAATCATTAGAAAACATCATTGGTCTCTCTAATCTTCGGGATATTAAAGTTGCAGTTGAAGAAGTAGTTCATCGTGGTGGCAGATTAAGAGGAATTGAATATACTAAAGTAGAGAGTAGGGGATAAAGGAGGTCAATCCAATGAACGAAATAAAAGATAAACTAATACAAATAGTATCTGCTTATCCTGGAGCGGTTATTGGGTCAGTAATCGGTTTATTAGCTGGCCTTTTAATTATTACCTTTGGCTTGCTTAAGGTTATTATTCTTTTGCTGTGTATTTCTCTGGGGATACTTTTAGGTTTTGTTGTGACCCAAACCAGGGAAGGA from bacterium encodes:
- the amaP gene encoding alkaline shock response membrane anchor protein AmaP is translated as MNFLNKLGLIVNVLILGMIGVEAILLGTGWSNFAILEEYLKLPNANLIFAGIGCGLIALGLLILYVDCKISQQEKGIIQKTPYGEVKVAKKAIEDFVKRISSEESFIKTIKPKLILKKKYSKLSLVVSVWSDIPTNEATLALQARVKESLENIIGLSNLRDIKVAVEEVVHRGGRLRGIEYTKVESRG
- a CDS encoding DUF2273 domain-containing protein; translation: MNEIKDKLIQIVSAYPGAVIGSVIGLLAGLLIITFGLLKVIILLLCISLGILLGFVVTQTREGK